In Esox lucius isolate fEsoLuc1 chromosome 6, fEsoLuc1.pri, whole genome shotgun sequence, the following proteins share a genomic window:
- the LOC106024331 gene encoding alpha-actinin-2 isoform X1, giving the protein MMSQMMPSQMHMSVEYSNGYMIQTQEPSNNDYTIQEDEWDRDLLLDPAWEKQQRKTFTAWCNSHLRKTGTGIENIEEDFRNGLKLMLLLEVISGERLPKPDRGKMRFHKIANVNKALEYITSKGVKLVSIGAEEIVDGNIKMTLGMIWTIILRFAIQDISVEETSAKEGLLLWCQRKTAPYRNVNVQNFHVSWKDGLALCALIHRHRPDLIDYAKLNKDDPMGNLNLAFEVAEKHLDIPKMLDAEDIINTPKPDERAIMTYVSCFYHAFAGAEQAETAANRICKVLGVNQENERLMEEYEKLASELLEWIRQMTPWLEDKSPETSLAAMRGKLEDFRDYRRLHKPPRVQEKCQLEINFNTLQTKLRISNRPAFMPSEGRMVSDITSAWTGLEQAEKGYEEWLLSEIRRLERLDHLAQKFQMKATSHEAWSVGKDRVLSSKDYESCSLPELRALLRKHEAFESDLAAHQDRVEQVAAIAQELNELEYHAASVINERCQAICDQWDQLGTLTQKRRDNLERMDKLLETIDQLFLEFSRRSAPFNNWMEGAMEDLQDMFIVHSVEEIQSLISAHNEFKATLPEADCERQAILSAFTEVQKIAQSYGISRNIPNPYSDITPAEIGLQWEKVKKMVPQRDSVLQEEMSRQLANEQLRRQFAAQVNIIAPWIQTRMEEIGRNSADIGGPLEDQMSQLKQLEQVITNYKSNIDKLEEHHQHIQECLIFDNKHTNYTMEHIRVGWEMILTTIARTMNEIETQILTRDAKGISQQQMNEFRQSFTHFDRKKKGGMETDDFRACLISMGYDLGESEFARIMTLVDPNGSNKVTFQSFVDFMTRETGDSDTSEQVLASFKILASDKPFIMPEELRRELPPEQAEYCISKMPLYKGPDGVPGSLDYSAFSTALYGESDL; this is encoded by the exons ATGATGAGCCAGATGATGCCGAGCCAGATGCATATGTCGGTAGAGTATAGCAACGGCTACATGATACAGACGCAGGAGCCGTCGAATAATGACTACACCATCCAGGAAGATGAATGGGACAGAGACCTGCTCCTAGACCCGGCCTGGGAGAAACAACAGAGAAAG ACCTTTACGGCTTGGTGCAACTCCCACCTGAGGAAGACTGGGACTGGGATTGAGAATATCGAAGAGGACTTCAGGAATGGCCTGAAACTCATGCTTCTTCTCGAAGTCATTTCTG GTGAGAGACTTCCCAAACCAGACAGAGGAAAGATGCGCTTTCACAAGATTGCCAATGTCAACAAAGCTCTGGAGTACATCACCAGCAAGGGAGTGAAGCTGGTCTCAATTGGAGCTGAAG agatCGTGGACGGCAACATCAAGATGACCCTGGGAATGATCTGGACCATCATCCTGCGCTTCGCCATCCAGGACATCTCCGTGGAAG AAACATCCGCCAAGGAAGGTCTTCTTCTATGGTGCCAGCGAAAGACGGCCCCctacagaaatgtcaatgtcCAGAACTTCCATGTCAG CTGGAAGGACGGTTTGGCACTGTGTGCCTTGATACACAGACATCGTCCTGACCTCATCGACTACGCCAAGCTCAACAAG GACGACCCTATGGGTAATCTGAATCTGGCGTTTGAAGTGGCGGAGAAACACCTGGACATTCCCAAGATGTTGGATGCTGAAG ACATCATCAACACTCCCAAGCCTGATGAGAGAGCTATCATGACCTATGTTTCCTGCTTCTATCATGCTTTTGCTGGAGCAGAGCAG GCCGAGACGGCAGCCAACCGCATCTGCAAGGTGCTGGGAGTCAACCAGGAGAATGAGAGACTCATGGAGGAATACGAGAAGCTGGCCAGCGAG CTCCTGGAGTGGATCCGCCAAATGACCCCCTGGCTGGAGGACAAGTCGCCGGAGACGAGCCTGGCTGCCATGCGCGGCAAACTGGAGGACTTCAGAGACTATAGGAGGCTGCACAAGCCCCCCAGGGTGCAGGAGAAGTGTCAGCTGGAGATCAACTTCAACACCCTGCAGACCAAGCTGCGGATCAGCAACCGGCCCGCCTTCATGCCCTCAGAGGGACGCATGGTGTCG GACATCACCAGTGCTTGGACAGGACTGGAGCAGGCAGAGAAAGGTTATGAGGAGTGGTTGCTGAGTGAGATTAGAAGGCTTGAGCGTCTGGACCACCTTGCACAGAAGTTCCAGATGAAGGCCACCAGCCACGAGGCCTGGTCTGTAG ggaaAGACAGGGTACTCAGCAGTAAGGACTATGAGTCATGCTCTCTGCCGGAGCTGAGGGCTTTACTGAGAAAACACGAGGCCTTTGAGAGTGACCTGGCTGCCCACCAGGACAGAGTGGAGCAGGTAGCAGCCATCGCACAGGAGCTGAA TGAGCTGGAATATCATGCTGCCTCAGTCATCAACGAGCGTTGTCAGGCCATCTGTGACCAGTGGGATCAGCTGGGGACCCTGACTCAGAAGAGGAGGGACAACCTggag AGGATGGACAAGCTTCTGGAGACCATTGACCAGCTGTTTCTGGAGTTCTCCAGGAGGTCCGCTCCCTTCAACAACTGGATGGAAGGAGCCATGGAGGATCTGCAGGACATGTTCATCGTTCACTCTGTGGAGGAGATCCAG AGTCTGATCTCGGcccacaacgagttcaaggccACGCTCCCGGAAGCAGACTGTGAGCGTCAGGCCATCCTGAGCGCCTTCACAGAGGTCCAGAAGATCGCCCAGAGCTACGGCATCTCCAGGAACATCCCCAACCCCTACAGTGACATCACCCCAGCTGAGATAGGACTCCAGTGGGAAAAG GTGAAGAAGATGGTTCCCCAGAGAGACAGTGTTCTCCAGGAGGAGATGTCCAGACAGCTCGCAAACGAACAGCTGAGACGCCAGTTTGCTGCCCAGGTCAACATCATCGCCCCATGGATTCAGACCCGGATGGAG GAGATCGGACGTAATTCAGCTGACATTGGAGGTCCTCTGGAAGACCAGATGAGTCAGTTGAAGCAGCTGGAACAGGTCATCACCAACTACAAGTCCAACATCGACAAGCTGGAGGAACACCATCAACACATCCAGGAGTGCCTCATCTTCGACAACAAGCACACCAATTACACCATGGAG CATATCCGTGTGGGCTGGGAGATGATTCTCACCACAATCGCCAGAACCATGAACGAGATCGAGACCCAGATCCTTACACGTGACGCCAAGGGCATCAGCCAACAGCAGATGAACGAGTTCCGCCAGTCCTTCACCCACTTTGACAGG AAGAAGAAAGGAGGCATGGAGACAGATGACTTCCGAGCCTGCCTGATCTCCATGGGCTATGATCTg ggaGAGTCTGAGTTTGCCCGTATCATGACTCTAGTGGATCCTAATGGATCGAACAAGGTGACCTTTCAGTCCTTTGTAGATTTTATGACCAGAGAGACAGGCGACTCAGACACATCAGAGCAGGTCCTCGCCTCCTTTAAGATCCTGGCTTCAGATAAG CCATTCATTATGCCGGAAGAGCTGCGTAGAGAGCTGCCTCCAGAACAGGCCGAGTACTGCATCTCCAAGATGCCCCTGTACAAGGGACCTGACGGGGTCCCAGGATCTCTGGATTACAGCGCCTTCTCCACTGCCCTCTATGGGGAGAGTGACCTTTAG
- the LOC106024331 gene encoding alpha-actinin-2 isoform X2 → MMSQMMPSQMHMSVEYSNGYMIQTQEPSNNDYTIQEDEWDRDLLLDPAWEKQQRKTFTAWCNSHLRKTGTGIENIEEDFRNGLKLMLLLEVISGERLPKPDRGKMRFHKIANVNKALEYITSKGVKLVSIGAEEIVDGNIKMTLGMIWTIILRFAIQDISVEETSAKEGLLLWCQRKTAPYRNVNVQNFHVSWKDGLALCALIHRHRPDLIDYAKLNKDDPMGNLNLAFEVAEKHLDIPKMLDAEDIINTPKPDERAIMTYVSCFYHAFAGAEQAETAANRICKVLGVNQENERLMEEYEKLASELLEWIRQMTPWLEDKSPETSLAAMRGKLEDFRDYRRLHKPPRVQEKCQLEINFNTLQTKLRISNRPAFMPSEGRMVSDITSAWTGLEQAEKGYEEWLLSEIRRLERLDHLAQKFQMKATSHEAWSVGKDRVLSSKDYESCSLPELRALLRKHEAFESDLAAHQDRVEQVAAIAQELNELEYHAASVINERCQAICDQWDQLGTLTQKRRDNLERMDKLLETIDQLFLEFSRRSAPFNNWMEGAMEDLQDMFIVHSVEEIQSLISAHNEFKATLPEADCERQAILSAFTEVQKIAQSYGISRNIPNPYSDITPAEIGLQWEKVKKMVPQRDSVLQEEMSRQLANEQLRRQFAAQVNIIAPWIQTRMEEIGRNSADIGGPLEDQMSQLKQLEQVITNYKSNIDKLEEHHQHIQECLIFDNKHTNYTMEHIRVGWEMILTTIARTMNEIETQILTRDAKGISQQQMNEFRQSFTHFDRDRSGRLPYEEVNACLICPARVRLNKQPPSSPHHHF, encoded by the exons ATGATGAGCCAGATGATGCCGAGCCAGATGCATATGTCGGTAGAGTATAGCAACGGCTACATGATACAGACGCAGGAGCCGTCGAATAATGACTACACCATCCAGGAAGATGAATGGGACAGAGACCTGCTCCTAGACCCGGCCTGGGAGAAACAACAGAGAAAG ACCTTTACGGCTTGGTGCAACTCCCACCTGAGGAAGACTGGGACTGGGATTGAGAATATCGAAGAGGACTTCAGGAATGGCCTGAAACTCATGCTTCTTCTCGAAGTCATTTCTG GTGAGAGACTTCCCAAACCAGACAGAGGAAAGATGCGCTTTCACAAGATTGCCAATGTCAACAAAGCTCTGGAGTACATCACCAGCAAGGGAGTGAAGCTGGTCTCAATTGGAGCTGAAG agatCGTGGACGGCAACATCAAGATGACCCTGGGAATGATCTGGACCATCATCCTGCGCTTCGCCATCCAGGACATCTCCGTGGAAG AAACATCCGCCAAGGAAGGTCTTCTTCTATGGTGCCAGCGAAAGACGGCCCCctacagaaatgtcaatgtcCAGAACTTCCATGTCAG CTGGAAGGACGGTTTGGCACTGTGTGCCTTGATACACAGACATCGTCCTGACCTCATCGACTACGCCAAGCTCAACAAG GACGACCCTATGGGTAATCTGAATCTGGCGTTTGAAGTGGCGGAGAAACACCTGGACATTCCCAAGATGTTGGATGCTGAAG ACATCATCAACACTCCCAAGCCTGATGAGAGAGCTATCATGACCTATGTTTCCTGCTTCTATCATGCTTTTGCTGGAGCAGAGCAG GCCGAGACGGCAGCCAACCGCATCTGCAAGGTGCTGGGAGTCAACCAGGAGAATGAGAGACTCATGGAGGAATACGAGAAGCTGGCCAGCGAG CTCCTGGAGTGGATCCGCCAAATGACCCCCTGGCTGGAGGACAAGTCGCCGGAGACGAGCCTGGCTGCCATGCGCGGCAAACTGGAGGACTTCAGAGACTATAGGAGGCTGCACAAGCCCCCCAGGGTGCAGGAGAAGTGTCAGCTGGAGATCAACTTCAACACCCTGCAGACCAAGCTGCGGATCAGCAACCGGCCCGCCTTCATGCCCTCAGAGGGACGCATGGTGTCG GACATCACCAGTGCTTGGACAGGACTGGAGCAGGCAGAGAAAGGTTATGAGGAGTGGTTGCTGAGTGAGATTAGAAGGCTTGAGCGTCTGGACCACCTTGCACAGAAGTTCCAGATGAAGGCCACCAGCCACGAGGCCTGGTCTGTAG ggaaAGACAGGGTACTCAGCAGTAAGGACTATGAGTCATGCTCTCTGCCGGAGCTGAGGGCTTTACTGAGAAAACACGAGGCCTTTGAGAGTGACCTGGCTGCCCACCAGGACAGAGTGGAGCAGGTAGCAGCCATCGCACAGGAGCTGAA TGAGCTGGAATATCATGCTGCCTCAGTCATCAACGAGCGTTGTCAGGCCATCTGTGACCAGTGGGATCAGCTGGGGACCCTGACTCAGAAGAGGAGGGACAACCTggag AGGATGGACAAGCTTCTGGAGACCATTGACCAGCTGTTTCTGGAGTTCTCCAGGAGGTCCGCTCCCTTCAACAACTGGATGGAAGGAGCCATGGAGGATCTGCAGGACATGTTCATCGTTCACTCTGTGGAGGAGATCCAG AGTCTGATCTCGGcccacaacgagttcaaggccACGCTCCCGGAAGCAGACTGTGAGCGTCAGGCCATCCTGAGCGCCTTCACAGAGGTCCAGAAGATCGCCCAGAGCTACGGCATCTCCAGGAACATCCCCAACCCCTACAGTGACATCACCCCAGCTGAGATAGGACTCCAGTGGGAAAAG GTGAAGAAGATGGTTCCCCAGAGAGACAGTGTTCTCCAGGAGGAGATGTCCAGACAGCTCGCAAACGAACAGCTGAGACGCCAGTTTGCTGCCCAGGTCAACATCATCGCCCCATGGATTCAGACCCGGATGGAG GAGATCGGACGTAATTCAGCTGACATTGGAGGTCCTCTGGAAGACCAGATGAGTCAGTTGAAGCAGCTGGAACAGGTCATCACCAACTACAAGTCCAACATCGACAAGCTGGAGGAACACCATCAACACATCCAGGAGTGCCTCATCTTCGACAACAAGCACACCAATTACACCATGGAG CATATCCGTGTGGGCTGGGAGATGATTCTCACCACAATCGCCAGAACCATGAACGAGATCGAGACCCAGATCCTTACACGTGACGCCAAGGGCATCAGCCAACAGCAGATGAACGAGTTCCGCCAGTCCTTCACCCACTTTGACAGG GACAGGTCTGGCAGACTGCCCTATGAGGAGGTTAATGCTTGCCTGATTTGTCCGGCTCGCGTCAGACTTAACAAGCAG CCACCGTCCTCTCCTCATCATCACTTCTAA